Proteins encoded together in one Impatiens glandulifera chromosome 1, dImpGla2.1, whole genome shotgun sequence window:
- the LOC124942967 gene encoding eukaryotic translation initiation factor 5B-like: MFNQLQEHIDILNGELRRRILKRRKEKKKRKEIYRISASLKEKLRRRIMKRKQKKEKIVNDHGLKMVNVCIEDLFEKIDDVDKDEGQIEDENMEVDVDNVDHIEDQNVENVDQIDDNENIEVEKGVEKGVDDLEKNDEDLVIEKVEGQIGDEKVVEVENVDQIEDNENIEVEKGVDDLEKNDEDLVIEKVEGQIMIEKLDGVMIEKLDGVVIDKGEKYDVFVEDNKKNVQKHKVDKEE, encoded by the exons ATGTTCAACCAGCTACAAGAACATATTGACATACTAAATGGGGAACTAAGAAGGAGAATATTGAAGAGGAggaaggagaagaaaaagagGAAGGAGATCTATAGAATATCAGCCTCACTAAAGGAGAAACTGAGAAGGAGAATAATGAAGAGGAAgcagaagaaggagaagattgTGAATGATCACGGTTTGAAGATGGTGAATGTGTGTATTGAAGATCTGTTTGAGAAGATTGATGATGTTGACAAGGATGAG GGCCAGATTGAAGATGAGAATATGGAGGTGGATGTGGACAATGTGGACCATATTGAGGATCAGAATGTGGAGAATGTGGATCAGATTGATGATAATGAAAATATTGAGGTGGAGAAGGGGGTGGAGAAGGGGGTGGATGATCTAgagaagaatgatgaagatttggTGATTGAGAAGGTGGAG GGCCAGATTGGGGATGAGAAGGTGGTGGAGGTGGAGAATGTGGACCAGATTGAGGACAATGAAAATATTGAGGTGGAGAAGGGGGTGGATGATCTggagaagaatgatgaagatttggTGATTGAGAAGGTAGAG GGCCAGATTATGATTGAGAAGCTGGATGGAGTGATGATTGAGAAGTTGGATGGAGTGGTGATTGACAAGGGGGAGAAATATGATGTTTTTGTGGAGGACAATAAGAAGAATGTGCAGAAGCATAAGGTGGACAAGGAGGAGTAA
- the LOC124942869 gene encoding uncharacterized protein LOC124942869, whose translation MEEMQRTYGIKMTYNKAWRSRENALMAVQETIEESYGKFPSYLYMLENNNLGTVTDIQKNELGHFSEYDFKVDFKGLTCSCKVFDVSSLPCTHALAAAYTRNLDAYEFCSRYYSTESWISAYAETCYLVCHQDSWDIPENIKQ comes from the exons atggaagaaatGCAGAGAACTTATGGAATAAagatgacttataataaggcttggaggtctaGGGAAAATGCCCTAATGGCGGTGCAAGAAACTATAGAGGAATCCTATGGTAAATTTCCATcatacctgtacatgttggagaatAATAATTTGGGTACCGTAACAGACATCCAGAAGAATGAGCTTGGccatttcag TGAATATGATTTTAAAGTTGACTTCAAAGGATTGACTTGTAGTTGTaaggtatttgatgtatctagTCTTCCTTGCACTCATGCATTGGCTGCTGCCTATACACGTAATTTGGATGCCTATGAATTCTGCTCAAG GTATTACTCAACTGAATCGTGGATCagtgcatatgcggagacatgctATCTAGTTTGTCATCAAGACtcttgggatattccagaaaaTATTAAGCAATGA